One window from the genome of Candidatus Cloacimonadaceae bacterium encodes:
- a CDS encoding ribonuclease Z, translated as MKFIILGSSPGMPNLNTHQSCIYVSVNGKHLLFDCGEGTSHQLLKHGLDGDVLDAIFISHYHPDHISGIFMVLQMLYLQQRKKALQLFLPERPAALLDAMQMFYTFAQKFSFPLQIHDCTEIELHHDDISSAMTDHLLGYEEIVNANSLPNQMRSYAFRIEDYHGTLVYTSDIATTDSIASFIEGAHSVIVDALHPSSDQILKLQYQNIKRVLLSHGQSDELLNWLRDNPLSMFESAQEDKEYYID; from the coding sequence ATGAAATTTATCATCCTCGGTTCGAGCCCCGGCATGCCAAATTTGAACACACATCAAAGCTGCATCTATGTGAGCGTGAACGGCAAACACCTGCTCTTCGATTGCGGAGAGGGGACTTCCCACCAGTTGCTCAAGCATGGCTTGGACGGTGACGTTTTGGATGCCATCTTTATCAGCCATTATCATCCGGATCACATCTCCGGCATTTTTATGGTGTTGCAAATGCTTTATCTGCAACAGCGTAAAAAAGCCCTGCAACTCTTTTTGCCGGAGCGTCCCGCCGCGCTGTTGGACGCCATGCAGATGTTCTACACTTTTGCCCAGAAATTCAGCTTTCCTTTGCAGATTCACGATTGTACTGAGATCGAACTGCATCATGACGATATCTCATCCGCCATGACGGATCACCTGCTCGGATATGAGGAGATCGTCAACGCCAATTCCCTGCCCAATCAGATGAGATCTTATGCCTTTCGCATCGAGGACTATCATGGCACATTGGTCTATACGTCTGATATTGCCACGACGGATTCTATCGCGAGCTTTATTGAAGGAGCCCACAGTGTGATCGTCGATGCTTTGCATCCCTCCTCGGATCAGATATTGAAACTCCAATATCAGAATATCAAACGGGTTCTGCTCAGTCACGGGCAGTCCGATGAATTGCTAAATTGGCTGCGGGACAACCCCTTGTCCATGTTTGAAAGCGCCCAAGAAGATAAGGAATATTACATAGATTAA